In the Geobacter sp. FeAm09 genome, one interval contains:
- a CDS encoding 50S ribosomal protein L23 produces MNIYSIIKKPHVTEKTSLGSDTSNTVSIVVDRDANKIEIKQAVETLFKVKVDDVRTVNVAGKVKRVGKNFGKRSNWKKAYVTLQKGQSIDFFEV; encoded by the coding sequence ATGAACATTTACTCCATTATTAAAAAGCCTCACGTCACGGAGAAGACCTCGCTTGGCAGCGATACCTCCAATACGGTTTCCATCGTCGTTGACAGGGATGCCAACAAGATTGAGATCAAACAGGCTGTCGAAACGCTCTTCAAGGTCAAGGTCGACGATGTCCGCACCGTCAACGTGGCCGGCAAGGTCAAGCGCGTCGGCAAGAATTTCGGCAAGCGTTCCAACTGGAAAAAGGCCTATGTGACCCTCCAGAAGGGTCAGTCCATAGATTTTTTTGAGGTTTAA